The following coding sequences are from one Salmo trutta chromosome 36, fSalTru1.1, whole genome shotgun sequence window:
- the LOC115175861 gene encoding proteasome subunit beta type-4-like, whose amino-acid sequence MCMCQLNPNKEQVGGFSLTYIEKVWISANKESHAITEDKHRYKQNTKQALSSHPQIRNMDPSGLKLNFWENGPKPGQFYSFPGSSLTPGCGPIKHTLNPMVTGTSVLGVKFTGGVIIAADMLGSYGSLARFRNISRLMKVNDSTILGASGDYADYQYMKQIIEQMVIDEELLGDGHSYSPKAIHSWLTRVMYNRRSKMNPLWNTVVIGGFYNDESFLGYVDKLGVAYEAPTVATGFGAYLAQPLMREVVENKVEITKDEARALIERCLKVLYYRDARSYNRHEIAIVTKEGVEIVGPMSCETNWEIAHMVSGFE is encoded by the exons ATGTGCATGTGCCAATTGAATCCCAACAAGGAACAAGTCGGTGGTTTTTCATTGACGTATATtgaaaaagtatggatttcagcaaacaaagaaagcCACGCAAttacagaggacaaacataggtacaag CAGAACACAAAACAAGCTTTGTCGTCACATCCGCAAATTCGCAACATGGATCCAAGCGGGTTGAAACTCAATTTCTGGGAGAATGGACCAAAACCCGGACAATTTTATTCATTTCCAGGCAGTAGTCTAACCCCAGGATGCGGACCTATCAAACACACGCT AAACCCCATGGTGACGGGAACATCAGTGCTGGGAGTGAAGTTTACAGGTGGCGTCATAATCGCAGCTGATATGCTGGGCTCCTATGGTTCCCTAGCGCGGTTCCGTAACATCTCTCGACTCATGAAAGTGAACGACAGCACCATCCTGGGTGCCTCCGGCGACTACGCAGACTACCAGTACATGAAGCAGATCATCGAACAGATGGT GATCGATGAGGAGCTCCTAGGTGACGGCCACAGCTACAGCCCAAAAGCCATCCACTCCTGGTTGACGCGGGTAATGTACAACCGCCGCAGCAAGATGAACCCACTGTGGAACACTGTGGTCATCGGTGGATTCTACAACGACGAGAG CTTCCTGGGCTACGTGGACAAGCTAGGTGTGGCCTATGAGGCACCTACAGTGGCGACAGGGTTTGGCGCTTACCTGGCCCAG CCCCTGATGAGGGAGGTGGTAGAGAACAAGGTGGAGATCACAAAGGATGAGGCCCGGGCTCTGATTGAGCGCTGCCTCAAGGTGCTATACTACCGCGACGCTCGCTCCTACAACAGG CATGAAATTGCCATTGTGACAAAAGAAGGCGTGGAGATTGTTGGCCCCATGTCCTGTGAGACCAACTGGGAAATTGCCCACATGGTCAG TGGGTTTGAATGA